From Cellulosimicrobium sp. ES-005, one genomic window encodes:
- a CDS encoding heme o synthase, whose translation MHTTSQAPIDGTGSPSGAASTQQPSSPTSPATSVAPTAEAARATLALRERLGAYVALTKPRIIELLLVTTVPTMILAQGGLPGIGLILATLVGGTLAAASANVYNCYLDRDIDEVMNRTKRRPLVTGEVTPRAALVFATVLGVVSLVWFALLVNVVSAWLTFAAIAIYVVGYTMILKRRTPQNIVWGGIAGCMPVLIGWSAVTGSLSWAALALFLVIFFWTPPHYWPLSMKFKRDYANAGVPMLPVVADDRRVAREMIVYGVAMVASSLALWPLAGMTWVYGVVATVLGVWFLSSCVTMLRRAREKADGKGGKVGEMKVFHASITYLTLLFVAVAVDVFLPL comes from the coding sequence GTGCACACCACGAGCCAGGCACCGATCGACGGGACCGGAAGCCCGTCTGGCGCCGCGTCGACCCAGCAGCCGTCCTCGCCGACGAGCCCCGCGACCTCCGTCGCCCCGACGGCCGAGGCCGCGCGTGCGACCCTCGCCCTGCGCGAGCGCCTCGGTGCCTACGTCGCGCTGACCAAGCCGCGCATCATCGAGCTCCTCCTCGTGACCACGGTCCCGACGATGATCCTGGCCCAGGGCGGGCTGCCGGGCATCGGGCTGATCCTCGCGACGCTCGTGGGCGGGACGCTCGCGGCGGCCTCGGCGAACGTCTACAACTGCTATCTCGACCGCGACATCGACGAGGTCATGAACCGCACCAAGCGGCGACCGCTCGTCACGGGCGAGGTGACGCCGCGGGCCGCGCTCGTGTTCGCGACCGTCCTCGGCGTCGTGTCGCTCGTCTGGTTCGCGCTCCTGGTCAACGTCGTCTCGGCGTGGCTCACGTTCGCGGCGATCGCGATCTACGTCGTCGGCTACACGATGATCCTCAAGCGCCGCACGCCGCAGAACATCGTCTGGGGCGGCATCGCGGGCTGCATGCCGGTGCTCATCGGGTGGTCCGCCGTCACGGGCTCGCTGAGCTGGGCGGCGCTCGCCCTGTTCCTCGTCATCTTCTTCTGGACGCCGCCGCACTACTGGCCGCTGTCCATGAAGTTCAAGCGCGACTACGCCAACGCCGGCGTGCCGATGCTCCCGGTCGTCGCGGACGACCGCAGGGTCGCGCGCGAGATGATCGTCTACGGCGTCGCCATGGTCGCCTCGTCGCTCGCGCTGTGGCCGCTCGCCGGCATGACCTGGGTCTACGGCGTCGTCGCCACCGTCCTCGGGGTCTGGTTCCTGTCCTCGTGCGTGACGATGCTGCGCCGCGCCCGGGAGAAGGCCGACGGGAAGGGCGGCAAGGTCGGGGAGATGAAGGTCTTCCACGCGTCGATCACGTACCTCACCCTGCTCTTCGTGGCGGTCGCGGTCGACGTCTTCCTCCCCCTGTGA
- the xerD gene encoding site-specific tyrosine recombinase XerD, protein MGSGEAHVPEALDRAAREYLAHLAVERGLSANTVAAYRRDLARYVAFLASRGNHAVREVEADDVAAYVTALRTGADGGASLSPSSTARSVAAVRGWHRFCAAEGLADADASADVRPPAQGKRLPKAISTDEVARILDAAGVGDGPGPLRDRALLELVYSTGARISEAVSLDVDDLDLGTGAVRLLGKGGKERVVPVGSFARRALDAYLVRGRAGLAAQGRGTPAVFLNTRGARLSRQSAWAVLRTAAERAGIDHPERISPHTLRHSFATHLLAGGADVRVVQELLGHASVTTTQIYTLVTPDTLREVYAAAHPRALG, encoded by the coding sequence ATGGGCTCCGGCGAGGCGCACGTGCCCGAGGCGCTGGACCGTGCCGCGCGCGAGTACCTCGCGCACCTCGCCGTCGAGCGGGGCCTGTCCGCGAACACCGTCGCCGCCTACCGGCGCGACCTCGCGCGCTACGTCGCGTTCCTCGCCTCCCGGGGCAACCACGCCGTCCGTGAGGTCGAGGCGGACGACGTCGCCGCGTACGTCACCGCGCTGCGCACCGGGGCCGACGGCGGGGCGAGCCTCTCGCCGTCGTCCACGGCGCGGTCCGTGGCTGCCGTGCGGGGCTGGCACCGCTTCTGCGCGGCGGAGGGCCTGGCGGACGCGGACGCGTCCGCCGACGTGCGCCCGCCCGCGCAGGGGAAGCGGCTGCCCAAGGCGATCTCGACCGACGAGGTCGCGCGCATCCTCGACGCCGCGGGCGTCGGCGACGGCCCCGGGCCCCTGCGCGACCGCGCGCTGCTCGAGCTCGTCTACTCGACCGGCGCCCGCATCTCCGAGGCCGTGAGCCTCGACGTCGACGACCTCGACCTCGGGACCGGTGCGGTCCGCCTGCTCGGGAAGGGCGGCAAGGAGCGCGTGGTCCCCGTCGGCTCGTTCGCGCGGCGCGCGCTCGACGCGTACCTGGTGCGCGGGCGTGCGGGGCTGGCCGCGCAGGGCCGGGGGACACCCGCCGTCTTCCTCAACACGCGCGGGGCGCGCCTGTCGCGGCAGAGCGCGTGGGCCGTGCTGCGCACCGCGGCCGAGCGCGCGGGGATCGACCACCCGGAGCGGATCTCGCCGCACACGCTGCGGCACTCGTTCGCGACCCATCTGCTCGCGGGCGGCGCCGACGTGCGCGTCGTCCAGGAGCTCCTCGGGCACGCGTCGGTGACGACGACCCAGATCTACACGCTCGTCACCCCGGACACGCTGCGCGAGGTGTACGCCGCCGCGCACCCCCGCGCGCTCGGCTGA
- a CDS encoding AAA family ATPase: protein MSHDSAEAPTDVVGRPLPEFPVPAPLAAHGPGRIIAMCNQKGGVGKTTTTINLGATLAEYGRKVLLVDFDPQGAASVGLGVNPHELDRTVYNLLMERGADIHDVLVPTDVENLDLLPANIDLSAAEVQLVGEVARESVLSRVLRPVVDDYDVILVDCQPSLGLLTVNALTAAHGVLIPLECEFFALRGVALLVETIEKVRDRLNPRLEIDGILATMFDSRTLHSREVVARVHEAFGDKLLQTVIGRTVKFPDASVAAEPITVYAPTHPGAVAYRQLARELVARGDAA from the coding sequence GTGAGCCACGACTCCGCCGAGGCGCCCACCGACGTGGTCGGCCGGCCCCTGCCCGAGTTCCCGGTCCCCGCGCCGCTCGCGGCGCACGGCCCCGGACGCATCATCGCGATGTGCAACCAGAAGGGCGGCGTCGGCAAGACGACGACGACCATCAACCTCGGTGCGACGCTCGCCGAGTACGGCCGCAAGGTCCTGCTCGTCGACTTCGACCCGCAGGGGGCGGCGTCCGTCGGGCTCGGCGTCAACCCGCACGAGCTCGACCGCACGGTCTACAACCTGCTCATGGAGCGGGGCGCGGACATCCACGACGTGCTCGTCCCGACGGACGTCGAGAACCTCGACCTCCTGCCCGCGAACATCGACCTGTCGGCCGCCGAGGTCCAGCTCGTCGGCGAGGTGGCGCGCGAGTCCGTCCTGTCGCGCGTGCTGCGGCCCGTCGTCGACGACTACGACGTCATCCTCGTGGACTGCCAGCCCTCGCTCGGCCTGCTCACGGTCAACGCGCTCACCGCCGCGCACGGCGTCCTCATCCCGCTCGAGTGCGAGTTCTTCGCGCTGCGCGGCGTGGCGCTGCTCGTCGAGACGATCGAGAAGGTGCGCGACCGGCTCAACCCGCGTCTGGAGATCGACGGGATCCTCGCGACGATGTTCGACTCGCGCACGCTCCACTCGCGCGAGGTCGTGGCGCGCGTGCACGAGGCGTTCGGCGACAAGCTGCTCCAGACCGTCATCGGACGCACGGTGAAGTTCCCCGACGCGTCCGTCGCGGCCGAGCCCATCACCGTCTACGCGCCGACCCACCCCGGCGCCGTCGCGTACCGGCAGCTCGCCCGGGAGCTGGTCGCCCGTGGCGACGCCGCCTGA
- a CDS encoding ScpA family protein yields MATPPETEPARRGFEVRLDNFSGPFDLLLSLITKHKLDITEVALARVTDDFIAYIRDAERAAAAARAAGEDHPGWDLGTASEFLVVAATLLDLKAARLLPTGSVEDDEDLALLEARDLLFARLLQYRAYKDVSGVLAERFESAGRRFPRVVQLEPHLAALLPELVWTMGPEQLAALAARALAPKAPPPGVSLDHLHAPAVSVREQAGIVVDRVRSHGTTTFRALVADAGETAVVVARFLALLELFRQALVAFDQVTPLGELTVRWSGDDAPEPALADVGSEFDEGDDPEPVGAPAPTDQEVPA; encoded by the coding sequence GTGGCGACGCCGCCTGAGACCGAGCCGGCGCGTCGAGGGTTCGAGGTCCGCCTCGACAACTTCAGCGGCCCGTTCGACCTGCTGCTGTCGCTCATCACCAAGCACAAGCTCGACATCACCGAGGTCGCGCTCGCGCGCGTGACGGACGACTTCATCGCCTACATCCGCGACGCCGAGCGCGCGGCCGCCGCCGCGCGCGCCGCCGGCGAGGACCACCCCGGGTGGGACCTCGGGACCGCGAGCGAGTTCCTCGTCGTCGCCGCGACGCTGCTCGACCTCAAGGCCGCGCGCCTGCTGCCCACGGGCAGCGTCGAGGACGACGAGGACCTCGCCCTCCTCGAGGCGCGCGACCTCCTGTTCGCCCGGCTCCTGCAGTACCGCGCGTACAAGGACGTCTCGGGCGTCCTCGCGGAGCGGTTCGAGAGCGCGGGTCGGCGCTTCCCGCGCGTCGTGCAGCTCGAGCCGCACCTCGCCGCGCTCCTGCCCGAGCTCGTGTGGACCATGGGGCCCGAGCAGCTCGCCGCGCTCGCGGCCCGCGCGCTCGCGCCCAAGGCGCCGCCGCCCGGCGTCTCGCTCGACCACCTGCACGCACCCGCGGTGAGCGTGCGCGAGCAGGCGGGCATCGTCGTGGACCGCGTGCGCAGCCACGGCACGACGACGTTCCGGGCCCTGGTCGCGGACGCGGGGGAGACGGCCGTCGTGGTGGCCCGCTTCCTCGCGCTGCTCGAGCTGTTCCGCCAGGCGCTCGTCGCGTTCGACCAGGTGACGCCGCTCGGCGAGCTCACCGTGCGGTGGTCGGGCGACGACGCTCCGGAGCCCGCCCTCGCCGACGTGGGCAGCGAGTTCGACGAAGGGGACGACCCCGAGCCGGTCGGCGCCCCCGCACCCACCGACCAGGAGGTCCCCGCGTGA
- a CDS encoding SMC-Scp complex subunit ScpB encodes MTQPDGAPALDEVLAPAVHDLPGGLPAALEAVLMVADEPIPVVELAAALAVPVDEVLSTLHDLAAEYRGDDGARPRGFELREAGGGWRVYSAPAHAEVVGRFVQGGQTARLTQAALETLAVIAYRQPVSRGQVSAVRGVNVDGVVRTLVARGLVAEVGQDPHTGAGLFGTTGYFLERMGFTSLDELPPLAPHLPDMDDLEGLDGLADLRGSARAGAVASSSGLSDGAADHGDDAPASAPTLHDVALDAAQDTTDEGHA; translated from the coding sequence GTGACGCAGCCCGACGGCGCCCCCGCTCTCGACGAGGTCCTCGCGCCCGCCGTGCACGACCTCCCGGGTGGCCTGCCCGCCGCCCTGGAAGCCGTGCTCATGGTCGCGGACGAGCCGATCCCGGTCGTCGAGCTCGCCGCGGCGCTCGCGGTCCCCGTCGACGAGGTGCTGAGCACGCTGCACGACCTCGCCGCCGAGTACCGCGGCGACGACGGCGCCCGGCCGCGCGGGTTCGAGCTGCGCGAGGCGGGCGGCGGCTGGCGCGTGTACTCCGCGCCCGCGCACGCGGAGGTCGTGGGCCGGTTCGTGCAGGGCGGCCAGACGGCGCGGCTCACGCAGGCGGCGTTGGAGACTCTGGCCGTGATCGCGTACCGTCAACCGGTCAGCCGCGGCCAGGTGTCGGCGGTGCGAGGGGTCAACGTGGACGGCGTGGTGCGCACTCTCGTGGCGCGCGGGCTCGTGGCCGAGGTCGGCCAGGACCCGCACACCGGCGCCGGCCTGTTCGGCACCACGGGCTACTTCCTCGAGCGCATGGGCTTCACGTCGCTCGACGAGCTGCCCCCGCTCGCGCCGCACCTGCCGGACATGGACGACCTCGAAGGCCTGGACGGGCTCGCCGACCTGCGTGGCAGCGCGCGGGCGGGCGCGGTCGCGTCCTCGTCGGGCCTCTCCGACGGCGCGGCTGACCACGGGGACGACGCACCGGCGTCGGCCCCGACGCTGCACGACGTGGCGCTCGACGCCGCGCAGGACACGACGGACGAAGGACACGCATGA